From the Arthrobacter sp. PM3 genome, one window contains:
- a CDS encoding putative quinol monooxygenase, which yields MIFIVVKFKVKPDWSERWLGLVDDFTRATRQEPGNLWFDWSRSVEDPNEFVLVEAFKDDAAGDHVNSAHFKQAMADMPQALVETPRIISRQFDGDGWDRMGELTI from the coding sequence GTGATTTTCATCGTCGTCAAATTCAAGGTCAAGCCCGACTGGTCCGAGCGCTGGCTCGGCCTCGTGGACGACTTCACCCGGGCCACCCGCCAGGAGCCGGGCAACCTCTGGTTCGACTGGTCCCGCAGCGTGGAGGACCCGAACGAGTTCGTCCTGGTCGAGGCCTTCAAGGACGACGCCGCCGGGGACCACGTCAACAGCGCGCACTTCAAGCAGGCCATGGCGGACATGCCGCAGGCCCTCGTGGAGACGCCGCGCATCATCAGCCGTCAGTTCGACGGCGACGGCTGGGACCGGATGGGCGAACTCACCATCTGA
- a CDS encoding DUF503 domain-containing protein has product MWIGWIEFDLLLGDVHSLKEKRSVVRPVLAELKRRFDVSVTEAGLQDQYRRTVIGVGLVAADRAHLVEVLAAVERFMAARPELELLSARQRELRSDD; this is encoded by the coding sequence ATGTGGATCGGCTGGATTGAATTCGACCTCCTCCTCGGCGACGTCCACAGTCTCAAGGAGAAACGCTCCGTGGTCCGGCCGGTGCTGGCCGAACTGAAACGGCGCTTTGACGTCTCCGTCACCGAAGCCGGGCTGCAGGACCAGTACCGGCGCACCGTGATCGGCGTCGGGCTGGTTGCCGCGGACCGGGCCCACCTCGTGGAGGTGCTCGCCGCCGTCGAACGCTTCATGGCCGCCCGGCCGGAACTCGAACTGCTCAGCGCCCGGCAGCGCGAACTCCGCAGCGACGACTGA
- a CDS encoding endonuclease domain-containing protein, with protein MYHVIRPEGAAHLDRPHVIVHRMKLYDDEITVLDGIPITTPERTWLDLAEMLTVDELVVAGDSCVRVPRRELEGRDTPWCSLGDLQRMIDRHKGKRGIRKAREALKLIRVGSDSPQESLLRLAVVRAGLPEPELNVPIVDDAGTRHHEPDMSYRKYRIGIEYEGEHHGDEAQVVRDIARSERYAALGWTEVRISKRHMHNDAKAAVAKIRAALVQAGWRPGP; from the coding sequence ATGTACCACGTGATCAGACCCGAGGGTGCAGCCCATCTCGACCGGCCACATGTCATCGTTCACCGGATGAAGCTCTACGACGACGAGATCACGGTCTTGGACGGGATTCCCATCACCACGCCGGAGCGAACCTGGCTGGATCTGGCCGAAATGCTGACCGTGGACGAACTCGTTGTGGCCGGCGACAGCTGCGTCCGCGTGCCCCGGCGCGAACTTGAGGGCAGGGACACCCCCTGGTGCAGCCTCGGCGATCTTCAACGGATGATCGATCGCCACAAAGGCAAACGCGGCATCCGCAAGGCACGGGAGGCCCTCAAACTCATCCGGGTCGGCTCGGATTCTCCGCAGGAGTCCTTGCTGAGGCTTGCCGTGGTCCGGGCGGGCCTGCCTGAACCGGAGTTGAACGTGCCGATCGTCGACGACGCCGGAACGCGGCACCACGAACCTGACATGTCCTACCGGAAGTACAGGATCGGCATCGAATACGAGGGCGAGCACCACGGCGACGAGGCACAGGTGGTTCGGGACATCGCCCGGTCGGAGCGGTACGCGGCGCTCGGCTGGACCGAAGTCCGGATTTCCAAGCGGCACATGCACAATGACGCCAAGGCCGCCGTCGCCAAGATCCGGGCGGCACTCGTCCAGGCCGGCTGGCGTCCGGGGCCTTAA
- the purL gene encoding phosphoribosylformylglycinamidine synthase subunit PurL yields the protein MTETSAASTTEAKKFNIDTVENAAKTPDTELPWAELGLKQNEFDEIVKVLGRRPTGAELAMYSVMWSEHCSYKSSKNHLRQFGEKVTEEMKKDMLVGIGENAGVTNLGDGWAVTFKIESHNSPSFVEPYQGAATGIGGIVRDIISMGARPVAVMDPLRFGAIDHPDTARVMHGAVAGIGGYGNSLGLPNIGGEMVFDSVYQGNPLVNALAVGVMRHEDIRLANASGKGNKVVLFGARTGGDGIGGASVLASESFDDTKPSKRPAVQVGDPFAEKVLIECCLELFKGSLVEGIQDLGAAGISCATSELASNGDGGMEVELTSVLLRDPTLTPGEILMSESQERMMAVVTPENIAAFEAVMDKWAVEYSWLGEVTDTGRLIITWEGEVIVDVDPRTVAHDGPVYDRPFARPAWQDAVQADSFTGSVQDAGRPSAPAELAAAVTELVASPNMCDKSWITKQYDRYVGGNTAMAFPDDAGVVRVDEESGLGVALATDANGRYTYLDPYHGAQLALAEAYRNVATAGAVPMAVSDCLNFGSPEDPDVMWQLAEAIRGLSDACMELGIPVTGGNVSLYNQTGTTPIHPSPVVAVLGKLDDVARRTPSGWKEDGQAIYLLGTTAAELDGSEWSNLRGHLGGLPPKVDLAAERELGQILINASRDGMVDSAHDLSEGGLAAALVESSLRYGAGARIALQDVLDRDGVDLFTALFSESQGRAIVSVPRSEEIRFTDMCTARGFAHTRIGVVDAESGTLEINGVDTMSLDALREAHEATLPKYFG from the coding sequence ATGACCGAGACCTCAGCGGCCTCGACCACCGAGGCCAAGAAGTTCAACATCGACACCGTCGAGAACGCGGCCAAGACCCCGGACACCGAACTCCCCTGGGCCGAACTCGGCCTGAAGCAGAACGAGTTCGACGAAATCGTCAAGGTCCTGGGCCGCCGCCCGACCGGTGCCGAACTCGCCATGTACTCCGTCATGTGGAGCGAGCACTGCTCCTACAAGTCCTCGAAGAACCACCTGCGCCAGTTCGGCGAGAAGGTGACCGAGGAAATGAAGAAGGACATGCTTGTCGGCATCGGTGAGAACGCCGGTGTGACCAACCTGGGCGACGGCTGGGCCGTGACGTTCAAGATCGAGTCGCACAACTCGCCGTCGTTCGTGGAGCCCTACCAGGGTGCCGCCACCGGCATCGGCGGCATTGTCCGCGACATCATCTCCATGGGCGCCCGCCCGGTGGCCGTGATGGATCCGCTGCGGTTCGGCGCCATCGACCACCCGGACACCGCCCGCGTCATGCACGGCGCCGTGGCCGGCATCGGCGGGTACGGCAACTCCCTGGGCCTGCCGAATATCGGCGGCGAAATGGTCTTCGACTCCGTGTACCAGGGCAACCCGCTGGTCAACGCGCTGGCCGTCGGCGTCATGCGCCACGAGGACATCCGCCTCGCCAACGCCTCCGGCAAGGGCAACAAGGTGGTGCTGTTCGGTGCCCGCACCGGCGGCGACGGGATCGGCGGCGCCTCGGTGCTGGCGTCCGAGTCCTTCGACGACACCAAGCCCTCCAAGCGCCCGGCCGTCCAGGTCGGCGACCCCTTCGCGGAGAAGGTCCTGATCGAGTGCTGCCTGGAGCTCTTCAAGGGCTCCCTGGTGGAGGGCATCCAGGACCTCGGCGCCGCCGGCATTTCCTGCGCCACGTCCGAGCTCGCCTCCAACGGTGACGGCGGCATGGAGGTCGAACTGACCTCCGTCCTGCTGCGTGACCCCACCCTGACCCCGGGCGAGATCCTCATGTCCGAGTCGCAGGAACGCATGATGGCCGTCGTGACGCCGGAGAACATCGCCGCGTTTGAAGCCGTGATGGACAAGTGGGCCGTGGAGTACTCGTGGCTGGGCGAGGTGACGGACACCGGCCGGCTGATCATCACGTGGGAAGGCGAGGTCATCGTCGACGTCGACCCGCGCACCGTGGCGCACGACGGGCCGGTCTACGACCGCCCGTTCGCCCGTCCGGCCTGGCAGGACGCCGTCCAGGCGGACTCCTTCACCGGGTCCGTGCAGGATGCCGGCCGGCCCTCCGCCCCCGCGGAGCTGGCCGCCGCCGTCACCGAACTCGTGGCCTCGCCGAACATGTGCGACAAGTCCTGGATCACCAAGCAGTACGACCGCTACGTCGGCGGCAACACTGCCATGGCTTTCCCGGACGACGCCGGCGTGGTCCGGGTGGACGAGGAATCCGGCCTGGGCGTAGCCCTGGCCACCGACGCCAACGGCCGCTACACCTACCTCGATCCCTACCACGGCGCCCAGCTGGCACTGGCCGAGGCCTACCGCAACGTGGCCACCGCCGGCGCCGTGCCGATGGCCGTCAGCGACTGCCTGAACTTCGGCTCCCCGGAGGACCCGGATGTCATGTGGCAGCTGGCCGAGGCCATCCGCGGCCTGTCCGACGCCTGCATGGAACTGGGCATCCCGGTCACCGGCGGCAACGTCTCGCTGTACAACCAGACCGGCACCACCCCGATCCACCCCTCCCCCGTGGTGGCGGTGCTCGGCAAGCTCGACGACGTCGCGCGCCGCACGCCGTCGGGATGGAAGGAAGACGGCCAGGCCATCTACCTGCTGGGCACGACAGCGGCCGAGCTGGACGGTTCGGAATGGTCCAACCTGCGCGGACACCTCGGCGGGCTGCCGCCGAAGGTCGACCTCGCCGCCGAACGCGAACTGGGACAGATCCTGATCAACGCCTCCCGCGACGGCATGGTGGACTCCGCGCACGACCTCTCCGAAGGCGGCCTCGCGGCAGCCCTCGTGGAGTCCTCCCTGCGCTACGGCGCCGGAGCCCGGATCGCGCTGCAGGACGTCCTGGACCGCGACGGCGTGGACCTGTTCACGGCGCTGTTCTCCGAGTCCCAGGGCCGTGCCATCGTCTCGGTGCCCCGCTCGGAGGAAATCCGGTTCACCGACATGTGCACCGCCCGCGGCTTCGCCCACACCCGCATCGGTGTGGTGGACGCCGAGAGCGGCACGCTGGAGATCAACGGCGTCGACACCATGAGCCTGGACGCGCTCCGCGAAGCGCACGAGGCCACCCTGCCGAAGTACTTCGGTTAG
- the purQ gene encoding phosphoribosylformylglycinamidine synthase subunit PurQ, whose product MTELPLIGEAVAVAASPKLAGAKIGVITFPGTLDDRDAARAVRLAGATPVALWHADTTLGDVDAVVVPGGFSYGDYLRAGAISRFAPLMAKVIDAANSDAKLPVLGICNGFQILTESHLLPGSMIKNDHLKFLCRDQVLRVENNTTAWTNDYAAGQEITVPLKNQDGQYIADEKTLDALEAEGRVVFRYVGFNPNGSRRDIAGISNAAGNVVGLMPHPEHAVESGFGPEDGSGTEGLGFFTSVLNQIVGASK is encoded by the coding sequence ATGACTGAACTCCCCCTGATCGGCGAGGCTGTTGCCGTCGCGGCGAGCCCCAAGCTCGCCGGCGCGAAGATCGGCGTCATCACCTTCCCCGGCACCCTGGATGACCGCGACGCGGCCCGCGCCGTGCGCCTGGCCGGCGCCACTCCGGTGGCACTCTGGCACGCCGACACCACCCTGGGCGACGTCGACGCCGTCGTGGTTCCCGGCGGCTTCTCCTACGGTGACTACCTCCGTGCCGGTGCCATCTCACGCTTCGCGCCGCTCATGGCGAAGGTGATCGACGCCGCCAACTCGGACGCGAAGCTCCCCGTGCTCGGCATCTGCAACGGCTTCCAGATCCTGACCGAGTCGCACCTGCTGCCCGGCTCGATGATCAAGAACGACCACCTGAAATTCCTGTGCCGCGACCAGGTCCTCCGGGTCGAGAACAACACCACGGCGTGGACCAACGACTACGCCGCCGGCCAGGAAATCACTGTGCCGCTGAAAAACCAGGACGGCCAGTACATCGCCGACGAGAAGACCCTGGATGCCCTGGAGGCTGAAGGCCGCGTGGTGTTCCGCTACGTCGGTTTCAACCCGAACGGCTCGCGCCGCGACATCGCCGGCATCTCCAACGCCGCCGGCAACGTCGTGGGCCTCATGCCGCACCCCGAGCACGCCGTGGAGAGCGGCTTCGGCCCGGAGGACGGCTCCGGCACCGAGGGGCTCGGCTTCTTCACCTCTGTCCTGAACCAAATCGTGGGAGCAAGCAAATGA